One window from the genome of Carcharodon carcharias isolate sCarCar2 chromosome 9, sCarCar2.pri, whole genome shotgun sequence encodes:
- the LOC121282355 gene encoding transmembrane gamma-carboxyglutamic acid protein 3, whose amino-acid sequence MFLTSKDANSILKRFPRANGFLEEIRQGSIERECMEEICVYEEAKEVFEDNEKTMEFWKGYASNVYTTPSNNSGLRVERTDAIYVVVPLLGVALLIVIALFVIWRCQLQKATRRRPTYSQSRYLTSRTTRSLPRVLVHRETSHAQTDPSHHEQGTRPTLDRSEPSGPPSNRTLYVQEQSASVSSRLSNATPPPSYEEVTGHVESSGEETTTPYSDPPPKYEEIVRVHPAVSRQNTTNK is encoded by the exons TGTTTCTCACATCCAAAGATGCCAACTCCATTCTGAAGCGATTTCCAAGAGCAAATGGTTTTCTGGAAGAGATCCGGCAAGGGAGCATTGAGCGGGAATGTATGGAGGAGATCTGTGTGTATGAAGAGGCAAAGGAAGTGTTTGAGGACAATGAGAAAACG atggAGTTCTGGAAGGGATATGCCAGCAATGTGTACACAACCCCCAGCAACAACTCTGGCCTACGCGTGGAGCGCACTGATGCAATCTATGTTGTCGTTCCTCTCCTGGGTGTGGCATTATTAATTGTTATTGCACTCTTTGTGATCTGGAGGTGTCAGCTGCAAAAGGCGACTCGACGCCGGCCAACGTACTCTCAGAGCAGGTATCTGACGAGCCGCACAACGCGGAGCCTGCCTCGGGTCCTTGTGCATCGGGAGACATCACATGCTCAGACAGACCCATCCCATCATGAGCAGGGTACCAGACCTACTTTAGACCGCAGTGAACCCAGTGGCCCACCATCAAACAGAACTCTATACGTGCAGGAACAATCTGCGTCTGTCTCTTCTAGACTGTCCAATGCCACTCCCCCGCCTTCATATGAAGAGGTTACTGGACATGTGGAAAGCAGTGGAGAGGAGACGACTACACCATACAGTGACCCACCACCAAAATACGAAGAGATTGTTAGAGTGCATCCTGCTGTATCACGCCAGAACACCACCAACAAATAA